Proteins from a single region of Saccharospirillaceae bacterium:
- a CDS encoding ATP-binding protein, with the protein MRIVSREFLVKGQRLLRFYSYYSLFLALFLTIVDSLDSDNVIIGGTAPNIFLVCVSIYVIVAAGFVTFASRNPNPHTAISYVFIEVAILATLMYASGGTDSGFSSLILIPVVIANLLAPGVLGLGVAAWTSIAVFYIQLFWLGKFTTPDIVNAGLKGLLFFTLATITQGLSKRLQSTLSLADQQARRIRRLQHFSKKTLQGLPNGVIACDKNHQVLLFNQQAAKWFTLLEMTPLPGLLQQARTGSKLDIGQTRLILNRVPIEQSDRGDYLLYLEDSARIDAEAQQLKLASLGRLTASIAHEIRNPLSALRQASQLLAETEYLKAPEHKLTHIIEQHCMRINRTIEDILQLSRRSQACRETLKLKPWLEHFRDHFTGLHQDKSYRLELDCDDDILIHFDPDHLQQILHNLCSNGLRHALQLQGPAAALKLQASRNNNRLQLRIMDNGAGISDDQQAHLFEPFYTTEHDGTGLGLYLSRELCEANQATIQYIRLHQQTCFIIAIDPIQPENQQKVHSA; encoded by the coding sequence ATGCGCATAGTTTCCAGAGAATTTCTGGTTAAAGGGCAACGACTGCTGAGATTCTACAGCTATTACTCGTTATTCCTTGCCCTGTTCCTCACTATTGTCGACAGCCTGGACAGCGATAACGTCATTATTGGTGGCACTGCTCCCAATATATTCCTGGTCTGTGTTTCCATCTATGTCATTGTGGCAGCCGGTTTCGTGACGTTCGCCAGCCGAAATCCGAATCCACACACGGCCATCAGCTATGTATTCATCGAAGTAGCCATCCTGGCCACCCTGATGTATGCCAGTGGGGGCACTGATTCCGGGTTTTCCAGCCTGATTCTGATTCCGGTGGTAATCGCCAACTTACTGGCACCCGGAGTGTTAGGACTGGGCGTTGCGGCATGGACAAGCATTGCCGTATTTTATATTCAGCTGTTCTGGCTCGGTAAGTTCACCACTCCGGACATCGTCAATGCCGGCCTGAAAGGCTTGCTGTTCTTTACCCTGGCGACCATTACCCAGGGGTTATCAAAGCGCCTGCAAAGCACCTTGTCACTTGCGGACCAGCAGGCAAGGCGAATTCGCCGCCTGCAACATTTCAGCAAAAAGACGTTGCAGGGTTTACCCAACGGGGTGATCGCCTGTGATAAAAACCACCAGGTGCTGCTGTTTAATCAACAGGCAGCAAAGTGGTTTACCTTGCTGGAGATGACACCGCTCCCAGGCCTGCTGCAACAGGCCAGAACCGGTTCAAAACTGGATATTGGTCAAACCCGCCTGATTCTCAATCGGGTTCCGATTGAACAATCGGATCGGGGCGATTATTTACTCTATCTGGAAGACAGCGCTCGCATCGATGCAGAAGCCCAGCAACTGAAATTAGCATCACTGGGGCGTCTGACTGCCAGCATTGCGCACGAAATCCGCAATCCACTCAGCGCCCTGCGCCAGGCCTCTCAGCTGTTGGCAGAGACAGAATACCTGAAGGCCCCGGAACACAAACTGACCCACATTATTGAACAGCACTGCATGCGGATTAACCGCACCATTGAAGACATACTGCAACTGTCGCGCCGGTCACAGGCGTGTCGCGAAACACTGAAGCTCAAACCCTGGCTGGAGCATTTCAGGGATCATTTTACCGGCCTCCACCAGGATAAGAGCTATCGCCTGGAACTGGACTGTGATGACGATATCCTGATTCATTTCGACCCCGATCACTTGCAACAGATTCTCCACAACCTGTGTTCCAACGGTTTACGTCATGCTCTGCAGCTGCAAGGGCCAGCCGCCGCTTTGAAGCTTCAGGCTAGCCGCAACAACAACCGCTTACAACTTCGCATTATGGATAATGGCGCCGGTATCAGTGATGATCAGCAAGCGCATTTGTTTGAGCCGTTTTACACCACTGAACATGACGGTACCGGCCTCGGACTGTATCTTTCGAGAGAGCTTTGTGAAGCCAATCAGGCGACAATCCAGTATATTCGCCTGCATCAGCAAACCTGTTTCATCATTGCAATTGACCCGATTCAACCAGAAAACCAGCAGAAGGTGCATAGCGCATGA
- a CDS encoding NAD+ synthase produces MSDSLRITLSQLNYVVGDIAGNAAKMIAAAKEAAAQGSELIVFSELSLTGYPPEDLLLRPSLQLRVETELEKIAEASHLIAIALGFPWRDQGALFNCAAVYAGGESLGRYAKQCLPNYQVFDEKRYFSAGETACVVELKGRKLGLTVCEDIWHQGPAEQAVAAGAEMILNLNASPYHMDKQQQRIALIQQHVKALNVPLLYVNQVGGQDELVFDGRSFAVAADGELVAQLPAYQEQSQDLYWHKTLTTDVDLKTTETGLASLYNALVLGVRDYVNKNGFKGIVLGLSGGIDSALTLAIAADAIGADRVKAIMMPFTYTSGMSKEDAAEQAERMGVPYESVSIEPMYNAFMASLAPQFEGLSRDTTEENLQARCRGVLLMAVSNKTGYMVLTTGNKSEMAVGYATLYGDMVGGFSALKDVYKTKVFQLAEYRNTLGCVIPQRVIDRPPSAELAPDQKDEDSLPPYDVLDAILERYIEQDMSADSIIADGFAHEDVMRVLRLVDVNEYKRRQAPIGVRITQRGFGRDRRYPVTNGWQAGI; encoded by the coding sequence ATGTCCGACTCCCTTCGTATTACTCTGAGCCAGTTGAATTATGTCGTTGGCGATATCGCCGGCAATGCTGCCAAAATGATTGCTGCTGCCAAAGAAGCCGCTGCACAGGGCAGTGAATTGATCGTGTTCAGTGAACTGTCTCTGACGGGCTATCCACCGGAGGACCTGTTGCTGCGTCCGAGCTTGCAGCTGCGGGTGGAAACGGAATTGGAAAAAATTGCTGAAGCCTCTCATCTAATTGCCATTGCGCTCGGTTTTCCATGGCGAGACCAGGGTGCATTATTTAATTGTGCTGCGGTGTATGCCGGTGGTGAAAGCCTCGGCCGCTATGCTAAGCAATGCTTGCCGAACTATCAGGTGTTTGACGAAAAACGCTACTTCTCTGCCGGTGAAACGGCCTGTGTCGTTGAATTGAAGGGGCGTAAGCTGGGGTTAACGGTGTGCGAGGATATCTGGCACCAGGGACCAGCTGAGCAGGCTGTTGCCGCTGGCGCGGAAATGATTCTGAACCTCAATGCCTCGCCGTATCATATGGACAAACAGCAACAACGGATTGCGTTAATCCAACAGCATGTGAAAGCACTCAATGTACCGCTGTTGTACGTTAATCAGGTGGGTGGTCAGGACGAGCTGGTATTTGATGGCCGTTCGTTTGCTGTTGCCGCTGACGGTGAACTGGTGGCACAGTTGCCGGCTTATCAGGAACAGTCCCAGGATCTTTATTGGCATAAGACATTAACCACAGACGTGGACCTGAAAACTACGGAAACCGGTCTGGCTTCGCTGTATAACGCCCTGGTTTTAGGGGTACGGGATTACGTTAATAAAAATGGATTCAAAGGTATTGTGCTGGGGTTGTCTGGTGGGATTGATTCGGCCCTGACGCTCGCAATTGCGGCAGATGCCATTGGTGCAGACCGTGTAAAAGCGATCATGATGCCCTTTACTTATACTTCCGGTATGAGCAAAGAAGATGCCGCCGAGCAGGCCGAACGTATGGGGGTGCCGTATGAGTCGGTATCCATAGAGCCTATGTACAACGCTTTTATGGCGTCGCTGGCCCCTCAGTTTGAAGGCTTGTCACGTGATACAACGGAAGAGAACTTACAGGCACGCTGTCGCGGCGTACTGTTGATGGCGGTTTCCAATAAAACCGGTTATATGGTTCTCACCACGGGCAATAAGAGCGAAATGGCCGTTGGTTACGCCACGCTTTATGGTGACATGGTGGGCGGGTTCAGCGCTCTGAAAGACGTTTATAAAACCAAGGTTTTTCAGTTGGCCGAGTACCGCAATACGCTGGGTTGTGTGATTCCTCAGCGAGTCATAGATCGCCCGCCATCGGCTGAATTAGCACCTGATCAGAAAGACGAAGACAGTCTGCCGCCATACGATGTTTTGGATGCGATTCTCGAACGTTACATTGAGCAGGACATGAGTGCTGATAGCATCATCGCCGATGGGTTCGCTCACGAAGATGTAATGCGGGTGTTAAGGCTGGTGGATGTGAACGAATACAAACGCCGTCAGGCGCCTATTGGGGTGCGTATCACACAGCGCGGTTTTGGCCGTGATCGTCGTTATCCGGTGACAAACGGTTGGCAGGCCGGGATTTAA
- a CDS encoding DUF2798 domain-containing protein, with protein MLKPSHTPILFALLMSGTMAAIVSAVVVVINTGIDTAVFSRWLSSYVIAWPVAFVSLFTLKEKITRIAEKLTRQP; from the coding sequence ATGCTGAAGCCAAGCCACACACCCATTCTGTTCGCACTGTTGATGTCTGGCACCATGGCAGCCATCGTATCGGCCGTTGTTGTTGTCATTAACACCGGAATCGATACGGCTGTTTTCAGCCGTTGGCTGTCCAGTTATGTGATTGCCTGGCCGGTGGCTTTTGTGTCTTTGTTCACACTGAAAGAGAAGATAACCAGAATCGCCGAGAAGCTCACCAGGCAACCTTGA
- a CDS encoding outer membrane protein assembly factor BamD, whose product MKSLFSNRFRGCLLPTLLTALLLAGCSDNPTKPQELTEKEYYEQASEALENNNYLVAVERLRELESRYPFGQYAEQAQLELIYAQYQTGDMDAVLASSERFIRLHPLHAQVDYAYYMRGLATYDLGFSFVERYLPHELSRRDQRPLQDAFNYFSELLARFPDSPYNADARARMVYLNDRMASYELGVAQYYMKRHAYVAAANRAQKIVLNYQKTSSVADALALQVEAYQLLELETESQQALTLLTLNFPEHKQLESGEFKRSGLIWVDRRSLLNVITFGLLDNKE is encoded by the coding sequence ATGAAGTCTCTTTTCAGCAACCGGTTTCGCGGCTGTCTCCTACCCACATTGCTCACAGCTCTGTTGTTGGCCGGTTGTTCCGATAATCCAACCAAACCTCAGGAACTGACGGAAAAAGAATATTACGAGCAAGCCAGCGAAGCGCTGGAAAATAATAACTACCTGGTAGCAGTTGAGCGCTTGCGCGAGCTGGAATCCCGCTACCCCTTTGGTCAGTATGCCGAGCAAGCTCAACTTGAGCTGATTTACGCTCAGTATCAGACTGGCGATATGGACGCGGTATTGGCTTCCAGTGAGCGCTTTATCCGCTTACATCCATTACACGCACAGGTGGATTACGCTTACTACATGCGTGGCTTAGCAACCTACGACCTGGGCTTTTCTTTTGTGGAGCGCTACCTGCCTCACGAATTATCACGTCGGGATCAACGGCCACTGCAAGATGCCTTTAATTACTTTTCTGAATTACTGGCGCGTTTTCCGGACAGCCCATATAACGCCGATGCCCGTGCCCGTATGGTGTACCTGAATGACCGAATGGCATCCTACGAACTGGGCGTTGCACAGTACTATATGAAACGTCATGCCTATGTTGCAGCGGCCAACCGCGCTCAGAAAATTGTGCTCAATTATCAGAAAACCTCATCGGTTGCTGATGCTCTGGCTCTGCAGGTTGAGGCATATCAATTGTTAGAACTGGAAACCGAATCGCAACAGGCACTGACCTTGTTGACGCTGAACTTCCCTGAGCACAAACAACTCGAAAGCGGCGAATTTAAGCGCAGCGGTCTGATTTGGGTTGACCGACGCTCGCTGCTGAACGTGATTACCTTTGGATTGCTCGATAATAAAGAATAG
- the rluD gene encoding 23S rRNA pseudouridine(1911/1915/1917) synthase RluD, producing MSDQINQVVEVPHELGNKRLDQVAAQLFPDFSRSRLQQWIKEGLLTVDGDAWRGRDKLVGGESLALVATLQAEGDWQAEDIPLDILYEDEHILVLNKQAGLVVHPAAGNHTGTLLNGLLHHAPSLKNIPRAGIVHRLDKDTTGLMVVAKTLQAQSHLVAQLQDRSMGREYEAVVQGVMTGGGTVEEPISRHGTQRTKMAVNPLGKEAVTHYRVLHKFPTHTYIHCKLETGRTHQIRVHMSHIAHPLVGDATYAGRTRLAKGVTPELRDALQNFPRQALHARQLGLIHPATEEYCEWQVELPDDFEQLLEVLAFDEEEREPFE from the coding sequence ATGTCCGATCAGATCAATCAAGTTGTCGAAGTCCCCCATGAGCTGGGTAATAAACGTCTCGATCAGGTGGCAGCGCAGCTGTTCCCTGACTTCTCCCGTTCGCGGTTGCAGCAGTGGATCAAAGAGGGACTGTTAACGGTCGATGGTGATGCCTGGCGCGGCCGCGATAAACTGGTGGGTGGAGAATCCCTGGCGTTGGTTGCCACGCTGCAGGCTGAAGGGGACTGGCAGGCGGAGGATATTCCGCTCGACATTCTTTACGAAGATGAACACATTCTTGTGCTGAATAAGCAAGCGGGCTTGGTGGTACACCCCGCTGCCGGGAATCACACTGGCACGTTGTTAAATGGTTTGCTGCATCATGCGCCATCGCTCAAAAACATCCCGCGTGCCGGCATCGTGCACCGGTTGGATAAAGATACTACGGGTCTGATGGTGGTTGCTAAAACATTGCAGGCTCAAAGCCATTTGGTTGCCCAATTGCAGGATCGCAGCATGGGGCGAGAATACGAAGCTGTTGTGCAAGGCGTCATGACCGGTGGCGGTACAGTCGAAGAGCCAATCAGTCGTCACGGCACGCAGCGTACCAAGATGGCGGTGAACCCTTTGGGTAAAGAAGCGGTGACTCATTACCGAGTGTTGCACAAATTTCCGACTCACACCTACATCCACTGCAAATTAGAAACGGGTCGGACGCATCAGATTCGTGTGCATATGTCACACATTGCTCATCCGCTGGTTGGTGATGCAACCTATGCTGGTCGTACTCGTCTGGCCAAAGGCGTAACGCCAGAGCTGCGCGACGCATTGCAGAATTTCCCCCGACAGGCATTGCATGCTCGTCAGTTGGGTCTGATTCACCCCGCTACCGAAGAGTATTGTGAGTGGCAGGTTGAGCTGCCGGATGATTTTGAGCAGTTGCTGGAAGTGTTGGCATTTGATGAAGAAGAGCGCGAGCCATTCGAATGA
- the pgeF gene encoding peptidoglycan editing factor PgeF, which translates to MITPCWELPEGVKALITTCEGGLSVPPYRSNNLALHVGDSRTSVLQNRAVLLRRQSGIRAIQWLNQTHSDRIVTACSGAVIPEADGCFSSQAGMACAVLTADCLPVLIAAKDGSQVAAVHAGWRGLAAGIISNALRRFDSDVSVYLGPAIGPEHFEVGPEVRLAFSWASDQCFLPGRDDRLMANIYQLAREQLSMQGVTDITGGDFCTFTDTDRFYSYRRQAVTGRMASLIWIEK; encoded by the coding sequence ATGATCACACCGTGCTGGGAGTTGCCAGAAGGCGTAAAAGCACTGATCACAACCTGCGAGGGTGGGCTATCAGTCCCACCTTATCGATCCAATAACCTGGCCCTTCATGTTGGTGATAGTCGAACCTCTGTATTGCAAAACCGCGCTGTATTGCTGCGCAGACAAAGCGGCATCCGGGCCATTCAATGGTTGAATCAAACCCATTCAGATCGCATTGTGACAGCATGTTCAGGAGCTGTTATTCCTGAAGCGGATGGCTGCTTCTCATCACAAGCCGGTATGGCTTGTGCGGTTCTAACGGCAGACTGTCTGCCGGTGCTGATTGCGGCAAAAGATGGTTCGCAAGTTGCTGCGGTTCACGCCGGTTGGCGCGGTTTAGCGGCAGGTATCATCAGTAATGCACTGCGCCGTTTCGACTCTGATGTTTCGGTTTACCTGGGGCCTGCCATTGGGCCTGAACATTTTGAAGTTGGACCTGAAGTACGGCTGGCTTTTTCCTGGGCATCCGATCAATGCTTCTTGCCCGGCAGGGATGACCGGTTAATGGCGAATATTTATCAACTGGCGCGTGAGCAGTTATCGATGCAGGGAGTGACAGATATTACCGGTGGCGATTTCTGTACCTTCACGGATACAGATCGCTTTTATTCCTACCGGCGTCAAGCGGTGACGGGTCGAATGGCCAGTCTGATCTGGATCGAAAAGTAG
- a CDS encoding DUF4124 domain-containing protein, with protein MRLMLIPLFFSFLGLSTLAEAAKVYRWTDEQGQVHFSAQPPRSLTEDVYKLRVDKAADAPPAKSVEAGAEVNETSAKSKTTEQPPQIDPREAKKYCQQARDAKVKLSENFNRRYQQEDGSVRPLTDKERANMMQQANESIAAYCK; from the coding sequence ATGCGACTGATGCTGATCCCACTGTTTTTTTCCTTTCTGGGCTTGTCCACACTGGCAGAGGCAGCAAAAGTCTATCGCTGGACGGATGAGCAGGGGCAAGTACATTTCAGTGCTCAGCCACCGCGCAGTCTTACTGAAGATGTCTACAAGCTCCGGGTCGATAAAGCCGCAGATGCACCACCAGCGAAGTCAGTTGAAGCAGGCGCTGAAGTAAATGAAACCTCAGCCAAATCAAAAACCACAGAGCAGCCGCCACAAATCGACCCGCGTGAGGCGAAAAAATACTGCCAGCAAGCACGCGACGCCAAGGTCAAACTGTCGGAAAACTTTAACCGTCGCTATCAACAAGAAGATGGTTCTGTGCGGCCCCTGACAGACAAAGAACGCGCCAATATGATGCAACAGGCAAACGAATCCATCGCAGCTTATTGCAAATAG
- a CDS encoding acetolactate synthase 3 large subunit encodes MELLSGGDMLVRALHESGVEYIYGYPGGSLLHVYDAVYKQSAVKHVLVRHEQAAAHMADGYARATGKPGVVMVTSGPGATNTITGIATAFTDSIPMVVISGQVMSHLVGDDAFQETDMLGISRPVVKHSFAVRRPEDIPDMVAKAFHIASTGRPGPVLIDIPKDMTMPNERYEYVYPKKVKLRSYTPPQRGHAGQIKKAVELLVKAKRPVVYSGGGVIIDGSSDKLRALVDRLNFPCTNTLMGLGAYPGTGERFLGMLGMHGTYEANMAMHHADVILAIGARFDDRVTNATNKFCPDAKIIHIDIDPSSISKTIDADVPIVGPVGTVLDEMTALLDESSDAPDEAAIESWWKQINDWRPRHAMRYEKNENGLMKPQEVVEAMWEATKGDAYVTSDVGQHQMFAAQYYKFDKPNRWINSGGLGTMGFGFPAAMGIKLNFPKESVVCVTGEGSIQMNIQELSTCLQYGIPVKILCLNNGSLGMVRQWQDMNYEGRHSHSYMESLPDFVKLVEAYGHVGIQVKERDELPQALEDTFGKYKNRLVFLDVAVDENEHVYPMQVPTGSMRDMWLSKTERT; translated from the coding sequence GTGGAATTACTTTCCGGCGGAGATATGTTGGTTCGTGCATTGCACGAGTCGGGCGTTGAATATATTTATGGCTACCCGGGCGGCTCGCTGCTGCACGTGTACGATGCAGTCTACAAGCAAAGCGCCGTCAAACATGTCCTGGTCCGTCACGAGCAAGCCGCTGCTCATATGGCCGATGGTTATGCCCGTGCGACTGGCAAACCAGGCGTGGTGATGGTGACCTCTGGTCCCGGTGCCACCAACACAATTACCGGTATTGCGACGGCATTTACCGATTCGATTCCTATGGTTGTTATCTCGGGTCAGGTAATGAGCCATCTGGTAGGCGACGATGCCTTCCAGGAAACCGATATGCTGGGTATTTCACGCCCGGTAGTTAAGCACAGTTTTGCTGTACGTCGTCCGGAAGATATTCCGGATATGGTGGCAAAAGCGTTTCATATTGCCAGTACGGGTCGTCCTGGTCCGGTACTGATCGATATTCCGAAAGACATGACCATGCCGAATGAGCGTTACGAATACGTTTATCCGAAAAAAGTGAAGCTGCGTTCTTACACACCGCCACAGCGTGGCCATGCCGGTCAGATCAAAAAAGCGGTTGAGTTGTTGGTCAAGGCTAAGCGTCCGGTTGTTTACTCCGGCGGTGGCGTCATTATTGACGGCAGCTCAGACAAACTGCGTGCTCTGGTTGATCGCCTGAACTTCCCTTGTACCAACACTCTGATGGGCTTGGGTGCGTATCCAGGCACCGGTGAGCGCTTCCTTGGTATGTTGGGTATGCACGGGACTTACGAAGCCAATATGGCCATGCATCACGCGGATGTTATTCTGGCGATCGGTGCACGTTTCGACGACCGTGTAACCAATGCGACCAATAAGTTCTGCCCGGACGCTAAGATCATTCATATTGATATCGATCCATCATCAATTTCGAAAACCATTGATGCTGATGTGCCCATTGTTGGCCCGGTAGGCACCGTTCTTGATGAAATGACTGCGCTGCTCGATGAGAGCAGCGATGCGCCTGATGAGGCGGCAATTGAGTCCTGGTGGAAACAGATTAATGACTGGCGCCCGCGTCATGCTATGCGTTATGAGAAAAATGAAAACGGCCTGATGAAGCCTCAGGAAGTTGTCGAAGCCATGTGGGAAGCCACAAAGGGCGACGCATACGTGACTTCCGACGTAGGCCAGCACCAGATGTTTGCTGCTCAATACTATAAGTTTGATAAGCCGAATCGTTGGATTAACTCCGGTGGTCTGGGCACCATGGGCTTTGGTTTCCCGGCAGCAATGGGTATCAAGCTGAACTTCCCGAAAGAAAGCGTGGTTTGTGTTACCGGCGAAGGGTCGATTCAGATGAACATTCAGGAGCTTTCGACCTGCCTGCAGTATGGCATTCCGGTAAAAATCCTGTGTCTGAACAATGGTTCCTTGGGAATGGTTCGTCAGTGGCAGGATATGAACTACGAAGGTCGTCACTCTCACTCTTACATGGAATCTTTGCCTGATTTTGTGAAGCTGGTAGAGGCTTACGGTCATGTAGGTATTCAGGTTAAAGAGCGGGATGAGCTACCTCAGGCGCTGGAAGATACTTTTGGCAAATACAAAAACCGTCTTGTGTTCCTCGACGTTGCTGTCGATGAAAATGAACACGTTTACCCAATGCAGGTTCCGACTGGTTCCATGCGCGATATGTGGCTGAGCAAGACGGAGCGTACCTGA
- the ilvN gene encoding acetolactate synthase small subunit gives MRHIISILLENEPGALARVVGLFAQRGYNIETLTVAPTEDETLSRLTMTTVGDDRKIEQITKQLNKLIEVVKLVDLSEGSHIERELMLIKVKAVGAQRAEIKRTADIFRGQIVDVTANVYTIQLTGTSDKLEAFIETMGSASVLETVRTGVSGISRGEKVLSL, from the coding sequence ATGAGACACATTATTTCTATTCTGCTGGAAAATGAGCCGGGTGCATTGGCGCGCGTGGTGGGTTTATTTGCTCAGCGTGGTTACAACATTGAAACCTTAACAGTGGCACCAACGGAAGATGAGACGCTGTCTCGTCTGACCATGACCACCGTGGGCGATGACCGCAAGATTGAACAAATCACCAAGCAGCTGAATAAGCTGATCGAGGTAGTGAAGCTGGTTGATCTGTCAGAGGGCTCTCATATTGAGCGCGAGCTGATGCTGATCAAGGTTAAAGCGGTTGGTGCCCAGCGTGCTGAAATTAAACGTACAGCGGACATTTTCCGTGGTCAGATTGTGGATGTAACGGCTAACGTTTACACCATTCAACTGACCGGCACCAGCGACAAACTTGAAGCTTTCATCGAAACGATGGGGTCTGCATCGGTACTCGAAACGGTTCGTACGGGAGTATCCGGCATTTCCCGTGGCGAGAAAGTACTGAGTCTGTAA
- the coq7 gene encoding 2-polyprenyl-3-methyl-6-methoxy-1,4-benzoquinone monooxygenase codes for MNTRQYSLFDKLIHNADLALRTLVPGAAQEERSSPAQARDFAEMTEEEKKHAAGLMRINHTGEVCAQALYQGQALTAKLPEVRESMEEAAQEEVDHLVWCEQRIKDLGGHTSYLNPVFYGLSFAIGAAAGKISDKVSLGFVAATEEQVCKHLTEHLSKLPAQDDKSKAVLLQMLEDEARHASAAIDAGGHQFPFPVKLAMSGLAKVMTKTTYRV; via the coding sequence ATGAACACTCGTCAATACTCTTTGTTCGATAAGCTGATTCACAATGCCGACCTGGCATTGCGCACCCTGGTACCGGGAGCTGCCCAAGAGGAACGCAGCTCGCCAGCACAAGCGCGTGACTTCGCAGAAATGACCGAAGAAGAGAAAAAACACGCTGCTGGTTTGATGCGTATTAACCACACAGGCGAGGTTTGCGCTCAGGCGCTGTATCAAGGTCAGGCACTCACGGCAAAATTACCGGAAGTACGTGAATCGATGGAAGAAGCGGCTCAGGAAGAAGTCGATCACCTGGTATGGTGCGAGCAACGGATTAAAGATCTTGGTGGTCATACCAGTTACCTGAACCCTGTGTTTTATGGCTTGTCATTCGCTATTGGCGCTGCGGCCGGAAAAATCAGCGATAAGGTGAGTTTGGGCTTTGTTGCTGCAACCGAAGAGCAAGTGTGCAAACACCTGACAGAGCACCTGTCTAAATTGCCGGCCCAGGATGACAAAAGTAAGGCCGTACTGCTGCAAATGCTGGAAGACGAAGCCAGACATGCATCCGCAGCAATTGACGCTGGCGGCCATCAGTTCCCATTCCCGGTAAAACTGGCGATGAGTGGCCTGGCTAAAGTAATGACCAAAACCACTTATCGGGTTTGA